One region of Candidatus Omnitrophota bacterium genomic DNA includes:
- a CDS encoding PilZ domain-containing protein, translated as MEERRKFVRLDASIKISYRVLKKSELPSRVLSRDISGGGIKFPVEEKLKKGAGLDLEIEIPDGQEPIKALGQVVWIKKSTFRRSKGMNYFEIGVKFVEIKPFNRNRISKFVYQRIHRVIYDDLPGVQK; from the coding sequence ATGGAAGAGCGGCGGAAATTTGTCAGGCTTGACGCTTCTATAAAGATATCTTATAGGGTGTTGAAAAAATCTGAGCTGCCAAGCAGGGTTTTAAGCCGGGATATTAGCGGCGGAGGCATCAAGTTTCCGGTTGAGGAAAAGTTAAAGAAAGGTGCAGGATTAGACCTGGAGATAGAAATTCCGGATGGCCAAGAACCGATTAAAGCCCTGGGCCAGGTGGTTTGGATAAAGAAAAGCACTTTTCGCCGGAGTAAGGGAATGAATTATTTTGAGATCGGAGTTAAGTTTGTCGAGATAAAACCTTTTAATAGAAACAGAATATCTAAGTTCGTATATCAGCGGATACACCGTGTTATTTATGATGACCTGCCCGGGGTGCAAAAATGA
- the gap gene encoding type I glyceraldehyde-3-phosphate dehydrogenase, which yields MSIRVGINGFGRIGRLVFRAALEMGEKNIEFVAVNDITNAQTLGHLLKYDSNFGILKNDIQTKSQGILVDGKELEVFSEKDPSKLPWGKLGVDIVVESTGIFRDTERAGMHLKAGAKKVIVSAPAKGEMTTIVLGVNEEVYDPQKDNIISNASCTTNCIAPVVKVIKDSFGVKKGLMTTIHSYTNDQKILDLPHSDLRRARAAAVNMIPTTTGAAKAVGLVIPELKGKLDGLAIRVPTPAVSIVDVVIQTGKETTKEEVNGLFKKAASEKLKGILELCEQPLVSIDFKKNPASSIVDADKTFVFGDMVKILSWYDNEWGYSCRIVDLIEYVSKK from the coding sequence ATGAGCATAAGAGTCGGAATTAATGGCTTTGGAAGGATTGGAAGATTAGTGTTTAGGGCAGCCTTGGAGATGGGAGAGAAAAATATAGAATTTGTAGCTGTAAATGATATCACAAATGCCCAGACCTTAGGGCACCTGTTAAAATATGATTCCAATTTTGGAATATTAAAAAATGATATTCAAACAAAATCTCAAGGAATATTAGTTGACGGAAAAGAGCTTGAGGTCTTTTCAGAAAAAGACCCCTCTAAGCTTCCCTGGGGAAAGCTGGGAGTAGATATAGTTGTAGAGTCAACAGGCATATTTCGTGATACTGAAAGGGCGGGTATGCACCTAAAAGCAGGCGCGAAAAAGGTTATAGTTTCAGCTCCGGCTAAAGGCGAGATGACCACTATAGTATTAGGTGTTAACGAAGAGGTGTATGATCCGCAAAAAGATAATATAATCTCTAATGCCTCCTGCACTACAAATTGTATAGCTCCGGTGGTAAAGGTAATTAAGGATTCTTTTGGCGTAAAAAAAGGATTGATGACCACTATTCATTCTTATACTAATGACCAGAAGATATTAGACCTTCCTCACAGTGACTTAAGACGGGCAAGAGCAGCTGCCGTTAATATGATACCGACCACTACCGGTGCAGCAAAAGCAGTCGGGCTTGTAATCCCGGAGTTAAAAGGTAAATTAGACGGGCTGGCTATAAGGGTGCCTACACCTGCTGTTTCGATAGTTGATGTCGTAATTCAAACCGGCAAAGAAACAACCAAAGAAGAAGTCAACGGTCTTTTTAAAAAAGCAGCATCGGAGAAGTTAAAAGGCATTTTAGAGCTTTGTGAACAGCCGTTGGTTTCTATAGACTTTAAGAAAAACCCCGCTTCTTCAATCGTAGACGCCGATAAGACATTTGTATTCGGGGATATGGTAAAGATACTTTCCTGGTATGATAATGAATGGGGATATTCCTGCAGGATTGTAGATTTAATTGAGTATGTTTCTAAAAAGTAA
- the secG gene encoding preprotein translocase subunit SecG — protein MYAILITLHVIACLVLIGVILLQAGKGAGLSNVFTGGGGALDSIFGTKTSSFLTKSTSVCAILFIITCLGLTILSSHRKVSLMEDVEQGEVQLDETPSSD, from the coding sequence ATGTATGCTATTTTGATCACTTTACATGTTATCGCTTGTCTGGTATTGATTGGAGTAATACTTCTTCAGGCGGGCAAGGGAGCAGGGCTTTCTAATGTTTTTACCGGCGGAGGAGGAGCGCTTGACTCGATATTCGGCACAAAAACAAGTTCTTTTCTAACTAAATCTACCTCTGTTTGCGCAATTCTTTTCATCATAACCTGTCTTGGGTTAACCATACTTTCTTCTCATAGAAAAGTTTCATTGATGGAAGATGTTGAGCAGGGAGAAGTACAATTAGACGAAACACCCAGCAGTGATTAA
- a CDS encoding peptide-binding protein, translating into MIKKSGIVIAGKILPLLAVFFLIFSSFNDGFAEETPCYGDTFVSSSIADARTLVPILATDSASGNVVGLIFNGLVKYNKNIELIGDLAESWDILDNGLTIIFHLRKGVKWHDGQPFTSRDVRFTYQKLVDPDVPTPYGGDFKKIEYLQLIDDYTVKVKYQEPFAPALASWGMAIMPEHLLKNSNLVTTSFSRCPVGTGPYKFKRWRSGEKIDLESNHRYFEHRPWINGYIYKIIPEQTTMFFELQTQGIDYMGLSPLQYKRQTDTRVFKKRFQKFRYPSFGYTYMGYNLLDEKFKDKKVRQAINYAVDKQEIIDGVLLGLGRVCTGPFVPGSWAYNKNIEVIPYDPEKAKKLLNQAGWQDSDADGWLDKNGERFEFTILSNQGNDGRRRTAEIIQRKLKEIGIKVNIRILEWAVFLNEFVNKKRFEAVLLGWSLSRDPDCFDIWHSSKTKESEFNFVSYCNPEVDNLLEEGRRIFDEKKRGRVYHQIHQLLYQDQPYLFLYVADALPAVHRRFKAVEPAPIGIGYNFIDWWVPKTEQRYLH; encoded by the coding sequence GTGATTAAAAAGTCAGGTATAGTTATTGCAGGGAAAATTTTACCGCTATTAGCGGTATTTTTTTTAATATTCAGCAGCTTTAATGATGGATTTGCCGAGGAAACACCTTGTTACGGCGATACATTTGTTTCCTCGTCTATCGCAGACGCAAGAACATTGGTTCCGATTTTAGCCACTGATAGCGCTTCGGGTAATGTGGTTGGTTTAATTTTTAACGGCCTGGTGAAATACAATAAAAACATAGAACTGATCGGAGATCTTGCCGAAAGCTGGGATATTTTAGATAACGGCCTGACTATTATTTTCCACTTGAGGAAAGGCGTTAAATGGCACGATGGACAGCCCTTTACCAGCCGGGATGTAAGATTTACGTATCAAAAACTTGTCGACCCTGATGTACCGACTCCTTACGGGGGAGACTTTAAAAAGATAGAATATTTACAACTTATTGATGATTATACAGTTAAGGTAAAATACCAGGAGCCTTTTGCTCCTGCGCTGGCCAGCTGGGGCATGGCTATTATGCCTGAGCACCTCCTTAAAAATTCCAACTTGGTTACTACCTCATTTTCCCGTTGTCCTGTCGGCACAGGGCCGTATAAATTTAAAAGATGGAGGTCCGGGGAAAAAATTGACCTGGAGTCAAATCACCGGTATTTTGAACACCGGCCGTGGATAAACGGTTATATTTATAAAATTATTCCTGAGCAAACCACGATGTTTTTTGAGCTTCAGACTCAAGGTATTGACTATATGGGGCTTAGTCCCCTTCAATATAAAAGGCAGACCGATACAAGAGTTTTTAAGAAAAGATTTCAAAAGTTCAGGTATCCGTCTTTTGGTTATACCTATATGGGTTATAACCTGCTGGATGAAAAGTTTAAAGACAAAAAGGTCAGGCAGGCAATAAATTACGCGGTAGATAAGCAGGAAATAATTGATGGTGTTCTTCTGGGGTTAGGCAGAGTTTGCACCGGGCCTTTTGTCCCCGGATCATGGGCTTATAATAAAAATATCGAAGTCATTCCTTACGATCCCGAAAAAGCAAAGAAGCTTTTAAACCAGGCCGGCTGGCAGGACAGCGATGCTGACGGATGGCTCGATAAAAACGGTGAACGGTTTGAGTTTACCATACTTAGTAATCAAGGCAATGATGGACGCCGCCGTACAGCAGAGATTATCCAGAGAAAATTAAAAGAGATCGGAATAAAGGTTAACATCCGGATTCTCGAATGGGCTGTGTTTTTGAATGAATTTGTCAATAAAAAGCGTTTTGAAGCCGTGCTGTTAGGCTGGTCGCTTTCCCGGGATCCTGATTGTTTTGATATCTGGCATTCGTCCAAGACCAAAGAGAGCGAATTTAATTTCGTAAGTTATTGTAACCCTGAAGTTGACAATTTACTGGAAGAAGGCAGAAGGATATTTGACGAAAAAAAACGCGGCAGGGTTTATCATCAGATTCATCAACTTTTGTATCAGGACCAACCCTATCTGTTTTTATATGTTGCTGATGCCCTACCGGCAGTGCACAGGAGATTTAAGGCAGTAGAGCCGGCCCCGATCGGCATCGGGTACAATTTCATAGACTGGTGGGTTCCAAAGACAGAACAGCGCTATCTTCATTAA
- a CDS encoding ABC transporter permease, producing the protein MVSYIFKRLLSLIPVFIGITLISFSIIHLAPGKPTDLMTQLNPKVSFEAKEKLIKLYNLDKPVQIQYMIWLKKLVRFDFGNSFVDGRLVIKKIFERLPITILINILSMVLIFLIAVPIGVISAVKRGSLFDKMTTLFVFVGFATPGFWLALILMSIFSVQLGWFPVAGIKSLDYENFSLLGKVIDLGRHLVMPVLVSSFGGLAGISRYMRQSMLGVIYEDFIRTARAKGLPEKDVLYRHALKNAILPIITILGLSIPGLIGGSVIFETIFSIPGMGQLFYQSVMARDYPVVMAVLVIGAILTLLANLAADITYFYVDPRIRVGRRANA; encoded by the coding sequence ATGGTTAGTTATATTTTTAAGAGATTACTCAGCCTAATACCTGTTTTTATCGGTATAACCCTCATCTCATTTTCTATTATTCATCTTGCTCCCGGTAAACCCACGGATTTAATGACCCAGCTTAACCCCAAGGTTTCATTTGAGGCAAAAGAGAAATTAATAAAGTTATACAATCTGGATAAGCCTGTTCAGATCCAATATATGATCTGGTTAAAAAAACTTGTCAGGTTTGATTTCGGAAACTCGTTTGTTGACGGAAGACTGGTTATAAAAAAGATTTTCGAAAGACTTCCCATAACAATATTAATAAACATACTTTCGATGGTCCTTATTTTCCTAATAGCTGTTCCTATCGGGGTAATCAGCGCTGTAAAGCGCGGTTCCTTATTCGATAAAATGACGACACTTTTTGTTTTTGTCGGGTTTGCTACTCCCGGGTTTTGGCTCGCTTTGATATTGATGTCTATTTTCAGCGTTCAACTGGGATGGTTTCCTGTTGCGGGAATAAAATCTCTAGACTACGAAAATTTTAGCTTATTGGGAAAGGTAATAGACCTCGGGCGTCATCTGGTAATGCCTGTTTTGGTTTCGTCCTTTGGCGGGCTTGCCGGTATTTCGCGTTATATGCGCCAGAGTATGCTCGGTGTTATTTATGAAGATTTTATTCGGACAGCCCGGGCAAAGGGACTGCCTGAAAAAGACGTTCTTTACAGGCACGCCTTAAAAAACGCGATTTTACCGATTATAACTATTTTAGGTCTTTCTATTCCCGGGCTTATTGGAGGAAGTGTAATTTTTGAGACGATATTCAGTATTCCGGGAATGGGACAGCTTTTTTATCAATCTGTTATGGCGCGCGATTACCCGGTTGTTATGGCGGTCTTGGTAATCGGCGCAATCCTAACCTTGCTTGCGAATTTAGCGGCTGACATTACATATTTCTATGTTGATCCCCGGATCAGGGTAGGACGGAGAGCAAATGCTTAA
- the priA gene encoding primosomal protein N' yields MTKKRIAKIAIGLPLKGPLHYRVPEGMANDIKVGQRVWVPFRNRRLIGYIVGFLAKSDIRRLKNISEMIDTDPVLNPDLLKLTKWMSEYYFCSWGEAIEAAIPGPLRKGKVKIKTRMSSSEEACLKTLDLRPNEEQQQVLNLTFKAVSDNQFNVFLLFGIAASGKTEIYLQAIRHAVKQGKSAIVLVPEISLTPQTVEHFKSRFGDKVAVFHSHLSPGERFRQWQNLKDGKAAIVIGTRSAVFSPVKRLGIVIVDEEHENSYKQDDSPRYHARDAAIARAKISQAVVILGSATPSLESYYKAKKGVYKLVTLKSRIKDAAAPSTRIVDMRKEISPKGKTKMFSHVLGQSISARLAKDETVMLFLNRRGFSTFVNCKNCGYVLKCKSCHVPLTYHFHKDSLICHYCGYQQKTGKICPQCKKGYLSYFGIGTQKVESEVARIFPQADISRMDTDSVKRKGSHQRILGEFKKGKVNILVGTQMIAKGLHLPRVTLVGVVSADMTLNLPDFRSSERTFQLLTQVAGRAGRGLKKGEVVIQTYNPDNYSIRTASQYDFDAFYNQEIISRKELEFPPYCHLVNLIFRGSLEKSVIKTTRVLAKMLRKTKPKGIKIIGPASLPLPKLRGNFRWHIMFKSKEIALINKFLHQELKKFKPASGVIFKVDVDPMNML; encoded by the coding sequence ATGACCAAGAAAAGAATTGCCAAGATAGCAATAGGTTTACCACTTAAGGGGCCATTGCATTATAGGGTTCCCGAAGGTATGGCCAATGATATAAAAGTAGGCCAGAGGGTGTGGGTTCCTTTTAGGAATCGCAGGCTGATCGGTTATATAGTGGGTTTTCTGGCTAAATCAGACATAAGGCGTCTTAAAAATATCAGCGAGATGATAGATACAGACCCTGTCTTAAACCCTGACCTTTTAAAATTGACCAAATGGATGAGTGAGTATTATTTTTGTTCCTGGGGTGAGGCTATTGAGGCTGCTATTCCCGGGCCGCTGAGAAAAGGAAAAGTTAAAATTAAAACCAGAATGTCCTCTTCGGAAGAGGCCTGTCTAAAGACTTTGGATTTAAGGCCCAACGAAGAGCAGCAGCAGGTTTTAAACTTAACCTTTAAAGCCGTAAGCGATAATCAATTCAATGTCTTTTTATTATTTGGCATTGCTGCCAGCGGAAAAACCGAGATTTATCTTCAGGCCATTAGGCATGCCGTTAAACAGGGTAAATCCGCCATTGTTTTAGTTCCTGAAATTTCCCTGACCCCTCAGACCGTGGAACATTTTAAATCCAGATTCGGTGATAAAGTAGCTGTTTTTCACAGCCATCTTTCACCCGGGGAAAGATTTCGCCAGTGGCAAAACCTTAAAGACGGCAAGGCAGCTATAGTTATCGGAACGAGGAGCGCGGTTTTTTCACCAGTTAAAAGATTAGGTATAGTTATAGTTGATGAAGAGCACGAAAATTCTTATAAGCAGGATGATTCTCCCCGTTATCATGCCCGGGACGCGGCTATAGCCAGAGCAAAGATTTCTCAGGCAGTAGTTATTTTAGGCAGCGCTACGCCATCCTTAGAATCCTATTATAAAGCTAAAAAAGGTGTTTATAAACTCGTTACACTGAAAAGCCGGATAAAAGATGCAGCAGCTCCGTCTACCCGGATAGTGGATATGAGAAAAGAAATTAGCCCTAAGGGCAAGACAAAAATGTTTTCTCATGTACTGGGGCAGTCAATAAGTGCCCGGCTGGCTAAAGATGAAACGGTAATGTTGTTTTTGAACAGAAGAGGTTTTTCTACTTTCGTAAATTGTAAAAACTGCGGTTATGTTTTAAAATGTAAATCCTGCCATGTTCCTTTAACCTATCATTTTCATAAAGATAGTTTAATATGTCATTACTGCGGTTATCAGCAGAAAACCGGTAAAATTTGTCCGCAATGCAAGAAAGGATACTTGAGTTATTTCGGAATTGGAACCCAGAAGGTTGAGTCCGAGGTGGCCAGGATCTTTCCCCAGGCAGATATCAGCCGCATGGATACCGATTCTGTAAAACGAAAGGGAAGTCATCAAAGGATATTGGGAGAATTTAAGAAAGGCAAGGTTAACATCCTGGTGGGGACTCAGATGATTGCCAAAGGTTTGCATCTTCCCCGGGTAACTCTGGTGGGCGTGGTTTCAGCAGATATGACTTTGAACCTGCCTGATTTTAGGTCGAGCGAACGCACTTTTCAGCTTTTGACGCAGGTAGCAGGAAGGGCAGGAAGGGGCCTAAAAAAAGGCGAAGTGGTAATTCAGACCTATAATCCGGACAATTACAGCATTCGCACAGCCAGCCAGTATGATTTTGATGCCTTTTATAACCAGGAGATTATTTCGCGTAAAGAGCTTGAATTTCCGCCCTACTGCCATCTGGTTAATCTGATATTTCGCGGGAGTCTTGAAAAGAGCGTAATCAAGACAACCAGAGTTTTAGCCAAGATGCTGCGAAAGACAAAACCGAAAGGCATAAAAATTATCGGCCCCGCTTCATTGCCCTTGCCGAAACTGCGGGGGAATTTTAGATGGCATATCATGTTCAAAAGTAAAGAGATAGCCTTGATCAATAAATTTTTGCATCAGGAATTAAAGAAGTTTAAACCAGCCAGCGGGGTTATTTTTAAAGTAGATGTTGATCCGATGAACATGCTTTAG
- a CDS encoding phosphoglycerate kinase, whose translation MNKKTIRDIDIKNKKVLMRVDFNVPLDKDLNITDDSRIQAALPTIKYILKNNAKLILASHLGRPKGKIVNEMRLTPVAGRLSGLLGREVMKLDDCIGRSVKDRVNDMKEGDVMLLENLRFHKEETDNNEGFAKQLAGLGEIYVNDAFGACHRAHASTAGVAKFLPAAAGFLVEKEIEYFEKILKSNQRPFVLILGGAKVSDKIGVIDNLLDRVDTILIGGGMAYTFYAAKGLKIGNSKLEADKVKVAEDILQKVEKKGIGLVLPVDNLIARKVEQVADVKIVGQEIPDGWMGLDVGPKTTREFKKHLLNARTVLWNGPLGVFEIKKFSRATEEITRFLAGLNITTVIGGGDTAAAITALGLTGKMSHVSTGGGASLEYLEGKTLPGIAALQDK comes from the coding sequence ATGAATAAAAAGACCATCAGAGATATTGATATTAAAAATAAAAAGGTCTTGATGCGGGTGGATTTTAATGTTCCCCTGGATAAAGACCTTAATATCACAGATGACAGCAGGATTCAGGCGGCTTTACCGACGATAAAATATATTTTAAAGAACAATGCGAAGCTTATTTTAGCCAGTCACCTCGGAAGGCCTAAAGGTAAGATAGTGAATGAAATGAGGCTTACGCCGGTGGCCGGAAGACTCAGCGGGTTACTCGGCAGAGAAGTTATGAAATTAGACGATTGTATCGGCCGCTCAGTTAAAGACAGAGTTAATGACATGAAAGAAGGGGACGTGATGCTTCTTGAAAATCTTCGTTTCCATAAAGAAGAAACGGACAATAATGAAGGTTTTGCCAAACAATTAGCCGGCCTTGGCGAGATTTATGTAAACGATGCCTTTGGTGCTTGTCACCGGGCCCACGCTTCAACCGCCGGGGTGGCGAAATTTCTTCCAGCGGCCGCGGGATTTTTAGTAGAGAAAGAAATAGAATATTTTGAGAAAATACTTAAGTCTAACCAGAGGCCGTTTGTATTAATCCTTGGCGGAGCAAAGGTCTCCGATAAAATAGGGGTGATAGATAATTTACTGGATAGGGTAGATACAATTTTAATCGGCGGAGGCATGGCTTATACTTTTTATGCCGCCAAGGGTCTTAAGATTGGTAATTCGAAGCTCGAGGCTGATAAGGTGAAGGTGGCTGAAGATATTTTACAAAAGGTAGAGAAGAAGGGTATCGGGCTGGTTTTACCTGTTGATAATCTAATAGCCCGGAAAGTTGAGCAGGTTGCAGATGTAAAAATAGTAGGTCAGGAGATACCTGATGGCTGGATGGGCCTGGATGTTGGGCCGAAGACTACCAGAGAATTCAAAAAACATCTATTAAATGCCAGAACAGTTCTCTGGAACGGGCCTCTGGGTGTATTTGAAATAAAGAAGTTTAGCAGGGCCACGGAAGAAATTACCCGTTTTCTGGCCGGCCTGAATATTACCACGGTGATAGGCGGCGGCGATACAGCGGCAGCCATAACAGCATTAGGTCTTACTGGTAAAATGTCCCATGTTTCTACTGGCGGTGGTGCATCATTGGAGTATTTAGAGGGTAAAACACTGCCCGGAATTGCGGCATTACAAGATAAGTAG
- a CDS encoding uracil-DNA glycosylase, which translates to MITSTERDELLGVVRKIKGFIKAEKEFGIDELILKQPGKPGFIEEAGRERLEDLSKKVLSCKRCGLHDTRTKVVFGQGSKNAKLFFVGEAPGFEEDRQGIPFVGRAGELLTRIIQSIGLKRKNVYIGNILKCRPPSNRNPAPDEIKACYPYLMKQLEIIRPRVICALGKFAAQTLLDTTKPISRLRGEFHTWNGIKVMPTFHPAYLLRNPSGKREVWEDMKKIRNEISKITD; encoded by the coding sequence ATGATTACTTCGACAGAACGGGACGAACTCTTGGGTGTTGTCCGAAAAATCAAGGGTTTCATTAAAGCGGAAAAGGAATTCGGGATAGATGAACTTATCTTGAAACAGCCCGGAAAGCCCGGTTTTATTGAAGAGGCAGGCCGGGAAAGGCTGGAGGATTTATCTAAAAAGGTACTTAGCTGTAAAAGATGTGGTTTGCATGATACCAGGACTAAGGTTGTGTTTGGACAGGGTAGTAAGAATGCGAAACTGTTTTTTGTAGGAGAAGCTCCCGGTTTTGAGGAGGACAGGCAGGGCATTCCCTTTGTCGGAAGAGCCGGTGAGCTTTTAACCAGGATTATCCAGTCTATCGGGCTTAAACGCAAAAATGTTTATATAGGAAACATATTAAAATGCCGCCCGCCTTCTAATCGCAATCCTGCCCCGGATGAAATAAAAGCCTGTTATCCCTATCTTATGAAACAGCTTGAAATAATCAGGCCCAGGGTGATCTGCGCTCTGGGTAAATTTGCCGCCCAGACCTTGCTTGATACCACAAAACCAATAAGCAGGCTTCGGGGAGAATTTCATACCTGGAATGGCATAAAGGTAATGCCCACATTTCATCCTGCTTACTTGCTCCGCAACCCTTCCGGGAAAAGAGAGGTTTGGGAAGATATGAAGAAAATAAGAAATGAAATTAGTAAAATAACTGATTAA
- the tpiA gene encoding triose-phosphate isomerase — MRRPIIVGNWKMHKTINEAVSLVNLLKRSLYQTDAVDIGISPPFTALGETGELLAGSDIMLGAQDVYWEEKGAYTGEVSPLMLKDVGCKFVIIGHSERRKYFNETNNTVNKKVKAVLSAGLIPIVCVGERLEEKEDGKTLEVVKDHVENGLVEITKDQILNTIIAYEPVWAIGTGKTATPGQAGEVHKFIRTLLEEKYDLDTALLVRIQYGGSVKPDNIKELMAQEDIDGALVGGASLNAEAFIQIAKGA; from the coding sequence ATGCGGCGACCAATAATCGTGGGAAACTGGAAGATGCATAAGACAATAAACGAGGCTGTCAGTCTGGTCAATCTTCTTAAGAGGTCTCTTTATCAGACAGATGCTGTTGACATAGGGATTTCTCCGCCGTTTACAGCGCTGGGAGAGACAGGTGAACTGCTTGCAGGTTCAGATATAATGCTTGGCGCCCAGGATGTTTACTGGGAAGAAAAAGGCGCTTATACCGGTGAGGTTTCTCCTTTGATGCTAAAGGATGTCGGCTGTAAATTTGTAATTATCGGGCATTCAGAACGGCGAAAATATTTTAATGAAACAAATAATACAGTCAATAAAAAAGTAAAGGCTGTCTTAAGCGCGGGTCTTATCCCGATAGTCTGTGTCGGAGAGCGGTTGGAGGAAAAAGAGGATGGCAAGACCCTCGAGGTGGTAAAAGACCATGTTGAAAACGGACTTGTCGAGATAACCAAAGACCAGATCTTGAATACAATTATCGCCTATGAGCCGGTATGGGCTATAGGAACGGGCAAAACCGCTACCCCCGGCCAGGCCGGGGAAGTCCATAAATTCATAAGGACGTTATTGGAAGAAAAGTATGACCTGGATACTGCCTTGTTAGTAAGAATACAGTACGGCGGAAGCGTAAAACCAGACAACATTAAAGAACTGATGGCTCAGGAAGATATAGACGGCGCCTTAGTAGGAGGCGCCAGCTTAAACGCAGAAGCGTTTATTCAAATTGCGAAGGGAGCGTGA
- a CDS encoding ABC transporter permease: protein MLKNSLAIFGGIVILVLVLIAIFAPAIARYDPAAIDIKNALMGPSGEHILGTDQLGRDVFSRIVYGSRISLSIGLVAVGIAAIIGVALGSLAGYFGGRTDSLIMRFVDIMLCFPSFFLILSVIAIVGPNIYNIMVIIGLTSWMGMARLIRAEILSLKEREFILAARALGVSHFKIILRHLIPNGIGPVLVSFVLGVAAAILIETGLSFLGLGVQPPTPTWGNILMEGRATLGVAWWLILFPGFIILVTVLGFNLLGEGLKDALNPKLRRQAGTNNL, encoded by the coding sequence ATGCTTAAGAACAGCCTGGCAATATTTGGCGGGATTGTAATTTTGGTTTTGGTCTTGATAGCGATTTTCGCGCCGGCAATAGCCCGTTATGATCCTGCGGCGATTGATATCAAAAATGCGCTTATGGGACCATCCGGGGAGCATATCCTGGGAACAGACCAATTAGGCAGGGATGTGTTTTCACGGATAGTTTATGGTTCGCGCATCTCGCTTTCGATCGGTCTGGTGGCAGTGGGTATTGCAGCGATAATAGGAGTAGCTTTGGGGTCTCTGGCCGGTTATTTCGGAGGAAGGACAGATTCTTTAATAATGAGATTTGTCGATATTATGCTCTGTTTTCCGTCATTTTTTTTAATCCTATCGGTAATTGCGATCGTCGGACCCAATATCTATAACATTATGGTTATAATCGGGTTAACCAGTTGGATGGGGATGGCCCGGTTGATACGGGCAGAGATCTTGAGCCTGAAAGAAAGGGAGTTTATCCTTGCTGCCCGGGCTCTTGGCGTGAGTCATTTCAAGATAATCCTCAGGCATCTTATTCCTAATGGCATAGGCCCGGTGTTGGTAAGTTTTGTGCTTGGCGTGGCAGCAGCAATTTTGATCGAGACAGGTTTAAGCTTTCTGGGATTGGGCGTGCAGCCGCCGACTCCTACCTGGGGAAATATACTGATGGAAGGGCGGGCTACGTTAGGTGTTGCCTGGTGGTTGATTCTTTTCCCCGGGTTCATAATCTTAGTTACTGTTTTAGGATTTAACCTGTTGGGTGAGGGATTGAAAGACGCATTAAATCCCAAGTTGCGGAGACAAGCGGGTACAAATAACCTATAA
- the fmt gene encoding methionyl-tRNA formyltransferase gives MRIVFFGTSEFALPSLKALVSSKHEVAAVVTQSDRKKGRGLKVGFSSIKKLALENFLVIYQPEDIKNDDFIKDISKYSPQLLIVVSYGKILPKEILDIPQNCALNLHASLLPKYRGAAPVNWAIINGEKETGASIIEMNEYMDRGPILASQKVKIEAEDTAGSLSRRLAVLGADILLKAVDSIDKSELSPLFQDEKSATYAPKLKKENGRIDWSKPSDELYNFIRGMDPQPGAFTYIDGKLLKVWKVNPLSMIKRYSPGEIIEVKKDQGLVVSAGKGVLLITELQIEGKKRMGAVEFIRGYSLAPGRKLR, from the coding sequence ATGAGAATAGTTTTCTTTGGCACCAGTGAATTTGCTTTGCCGTCGCTTAAGGCGCTAGTTAGCTCTAAGCATGAAGTTGCAGCAGTGGTGACTCAATCAGATAGAAAAAAGGGAAGAGGGTTAAAGGTCGGTTTTTCGTCTATAAAGAAACTTGCTTTAGAAAACTTTTTGGTTATATACCAGCCGGAAGATATTAAAAATGACGATTTTATCAAAGATATTTCTAAATATAGCCCGCAGCTTTTAATAGTTGTCTCTTACGGAAAGATTTTACCAAAGGAAATATTGGATATTCCTCAGAACTGCGCTCTTAATCTTCATGCCTCCTTACTTCCAAAATACAGGGGGGCTGCCCCGGTTAATTGGGCTATAATTAACGGCGAAAAAGAAACAGGTGCAAGCATTATTGAGATGAATGAGTATATGGACAGGGGCCCGATACTGGCCAGCCAGAAGGTAAAAATCGAGGCCGAAGATACAGCCGGTTCTCTAAGCCGGAGACTTGCTGTTCTGGGTGCTGATATCTTGTTAAAGGCCGTTGATTCGATAGATAAAAGTGAACTATCCCCACTTTTCCAGGATGAAAAATCCGCTACCTATGCGCCAAAACTTAAGAAGGAAAACGGCCGGATAGATTGGTCAAAGCCGTCCGATGAACTCTATAATTTTATTCGGGGAATGGACCCTCAACCCGGTGCGTTTACCTATATTGATGGAAAGTTACTTAAAGTTTGGAAGGTTAACCCATTGTCGATGATCAAGCGTTATAGCCCCGGTGAGATAATAGAAGTTAAGAAAGATCAGGGCCTGGTGGTTTCAGCCGGCAAAGGCGTATTATTGATAACCGAACTACAGATCGAAGGCAAAAAGAGAATGGGGGCTGTTGAGTTTATTAGAGGTTACAGCTTAGCTCCCGGCCGGAAATTGAGATAA